The sequence below is a genomic window from Babesia bigemina genome assembly Bbig001, chromosome : II.
TACCCACGCAACGAAAATACCCTACGCGAATTGCACCGTCATGAGTGGTCCAGATTATCATAAAACTGGCACCCCATGAATCCCAACAACCAACGCATGCATTGATTAGTTAGGTAGCCAACTTTATCactattacacaacatTACAATGTATAATACCCAATTACGCGAGTACAACTACGCCAAATTCAGGTCATGCCACCTTCACGCCACCGCTGCTGTGCCTCGACCATGCTAACATGTAACGGCATGGCAACATACAAATCGTAACAATCACCTTATACCTTGATTCACCACATGGCATTTTTATACGTCACCGATGATGTTCGACGTTGTCGGATTCTTATAGCAAAAGACTTCGTTGTGCTCATGGTATGGTATGCAATGAGCAATGTTGGATGGTCTAAACTCAACATCTGCGACGAGTATTGAGGTGGCAACTTTACTGCGCTCAATACCCACGTCATTCAGTTGTACATGACCATTCATCGCCTTGCTAACCCACATCACTAAATGTTGCATAGTGGCTGGTCCGGCTCCATTCAACTGGATATCGAAACCTAATCTACGTCCCCATCACCAAACTATTTCCACTAAACAGCATGTGATTAGTTAGATGATGTATAGAAAACCCATTATAAAGCGAGGTCGCATGCCATCTTCAATTGTTCAGCATCGGTGTCAGCTATTTCAATTCCATCTGACATGCATCAGTTTATGGGGATATCCAAATTTGAAATCCGTATGCCGAATTTTTCGTAATACAGATGGCTGTCATTGTTATGTTACATATGACTGTTCATAAAGTGAAGCTGTGCGATCCATGTGATCTGGAGGTATTTTTATGTCACCGCAATTATTTCATCAGCGCATCACTGGAGCATAGAGGTATTCTCATATTGTGTTGACTGTTCTACTATGAGCAGGTTTCCCTCCTATATGCACTACATAACGACCATTGTTTTACTACACTGTCTTACAGCAAAAAAAGGATTAGAGGGCTCACAATTCACGCACCTGTGGTGGGGCCCTCTCTGACGTGCCACACATCAGTGCGAGTGCATTTATAGACATGATATGGCTTCTTGGTTATAATAACCAGCGCATAAGTAGCTGATATACGAACGTTTCTTACATAGCAAAATATTTCTAAACCAAGTCGACGGTCAGTAGGATAAGCATTTGCAGTCACAAAATCCACTTCGCGATGGTCACGTCGACGACATTACGCACACGTCTTAAATCGATATGTAGAAACGACACTACTCACGATGAAACTGCAGGACGGTAATTGTCTGTGCGACATGCTGGAGAGAACACAAATTCAACTTTTGTCGACGTAACGGCGTGCATACACGCCATTTAAGGCATGGTAGTGACGAATAGAACGGCTGGAAAATGTAAGGTGTATAGATTTCCGGATGCCGTAGAATGGGAAATGACGATACTTTGGCAAAGGCGTGGTAGCAATGTAACAACAGCAACCCCGTGACCACGTCGAGGGAAATTCATGAGAAAGTTTTCATTACCAATGTTCAGAAGACTTTTTAATTCGGGCACTGAATGCTTATTCAATGTTTTGTAGGAGCTTACATCCTAATCGGCCATTGCCTACGGTGGTTGAAACCGAATGAGGCAGTTGGTGAGATAAAATGGTTGTTTACAAATCAAAGAGCTTAATCAAGTGCTTTAAAAACAAGAAGCCAAACTAATAGTTGAACGATATGAAGTTGATCATCAAGGTGTAGTGGTTGGGAAACAAAATATCGCCTGTGCTGGCCAACGTAAAGTGCTGCTGGGAGTATTGGTTTCTTTTTCCGGAAATCAATGGCACATTGACCAACGCGGCAACATGATATAAGTATCTTTAGTAACAAATCAGATGAAGCAATTTTCGCAGAATTGTATGCATTACAGTCGCCGTTATTTATGTCATGCAAATGACACCTTTTACACCTCGCGCCCAAAATGGTATTTCGCGCAACGGAAGCTGCAATTTCGGATTATCATCGTAACACAGGATGACATTAACTATTGTGTCGCCAATAATTAATGTGTATTGGATTCGTAGCAGTGTGTTGTGATTCCATGTTCACCAGGTTTGCCAGGCATCTTCGACACAGGATTCCTTAACGCATTTTATATTCTCCGCGGCGTACGGTAGTCAACATTCGGAGATAGCATCGGAGTGGCGGTCCATGCTGTGATGACTAATAAAAAAATTTCCATCTCCTACGATCCTTTGGGTTAGTTGTTCGTCGTTGCGCATTGTTGGTTGCTTTTGCGGCTTACAGTTTAGTAACAGGGAGTGTTTCAGGCAGTCGTCGGATTCCCTCACTTTGTTCATACTTGTACATGGCCATTTGTATGAAGGAAAACACAAAATGGCAGAAGTGAAGAACAACAAATGTGAATGCAAGCCGACTAGATGCGGAAAGGGAGATGAACCATGCGCTAATCCCCAATGTATCGAGTGCAAGTATGGGTGTGACGCCGACTGTAAGGGCTGCGAAAAGAACTGCAAAGACGGCAAACCATGTAAATGTTGTACTCCTGTCTGTGGTTGTCCGACTAATTGCTATGGAGACGACAAAAAAAGCAAATGTAAAGGACAGAACAGTTGTGAACGTTGTAAAGTGAAATGCAAGGATAGTGATAAATGTATATGCCATcgatgcagctgcggaaaGCAATGTACTGGCGTTATTTGTAGCTGCTGTAGCTGGTGCGATCCGAAGAATTGTTCTGGAAAGAAGTGCGACGGCTACGTAATTGGTAGATGCGAAGGTAATGGTCCATGCAAAGGCCACGTAAAATACGATAACGACGGCAATGACAACTACGGTGCTGTATTAAATCGCAATGATACAAATAGAATCCCGTGCGATGGAAAACCCCACCCAGGAAAGAAATGTACTGGCAACAACTGCAACTGGATTAGTGCAGACGATATCAAAGATGGTTGTTGCCTCAAGTTTTGCACGTACTGCGGTGACCTATGCGGCCAAGATAAATTTAGACGCTGCTGCTACATAGCGACCCCCGTAGTTATCACTGTGTTAGCATTCCTTATTTTTAGGTTTATGCTTCCCGAGAAGTTCCACGCGATTACGACTAAAATACGCGCCGCATTTCCCAGTCCTCCTAGGCATCCCGGAAGATCCCTGAGTAATCTCGTCGGTGACAGACTTCCCGAGGAGATGAACGTTGACCGCTACGCCGCCTTCCGACCAAAGGCATTTGCTGGCTTGGCGTAGCCTGAGCGAAGTTTTAACATCGCAATAACTATAATTTCAAAATGTAGTAGTTTCTATGGTCATATTTCATATATATTGGCAAGCACTTTCTCATCTCGATAGATTGCTCAAATGCTGGACTGGTAACCACGTTCTCCCGCAACACATCCGTATCACCTGATCCATGTATTGCTCTGTGGACCAAATTACCATGTTGAAGTATTAGAGCCCCTCTAAAACACGAGACGCTCGTTACACTATGTAGAATCGTAATGCAAGCCGTTTAAATAAAAGTGCCATCTCACGGGAATTGTGTTTATGGCTAACATCATGGGGCAAGGTGTGTTCTGAAAATTATATGGTATGTTAATGCACCCATTTTCTCGATTTTCGCCGTTTTAAATATATTGAGACCGATAAAGCGCTATTACCCGGTGACATTAGATCAGGCCACGTCTAACCCAGTGCCGTAAGTTCCTGCATACATTTTTAACAGCTAAACGTTCGACAAACCTCTTTCAAACTCTTAATGAGAGCAGCTTCATCATGCGGCGATGACGACAATTTCGCTATTTGGTTTTTAATGGCCTTTTTAATTAGCGACTTAAGTTCAGATTCGCTTTTTTGTATCATGTTATTGTAGCACGGCTTGCCTTCAAGTGGACGCAGGTCATAAGCCACACCCTTGAAGTCTCTGAACACACCTGCGAATGCGTTAAACAAATTAAAATTGCCGACTTGTGCGCATATCGATAGTTAAATTTCATGGAAGCTACTACATCAGATGGAAAAAACCTACCAGGGAATGCAGATAACTGATAGCACTTTCTGTAACCGTTCGAATCAACATTTTCACGATCTTCGAACTCCTTTACAGGGTAGCACTTCAGCATGTTCTTTTGCAGTTGCTCGTGGTAGTTATAGTCCTTAGGCGGCCAGTCAGGCAGGACGTACCACCATCTGCACAATGTCATCAGACAGAAAAAGCAACGTACCTGCACAGCAACTGTGCAACCAGAACATCCTTGTCAGTGCGATTTTTGCTATATTGTCCAACTTGCATGTCTTCCTCTTGGACGTAAGATTGTCCATTCTCGTCTTGAGTCACGGGTTCTCCTGGCTCACTTTCAGCAACTGCAGTTTGTTTACACGCTTTTATCAAGCACCTTAGTGCCATTAGCGTAACTTACCATCTTCATCAGAGTTGACAGCGCCGCTACTCCCGTTCGTTGGACTTGCCATATCCGTGTCTAGGAGCTGGTGAGTGTCATACTCCTTGTCATCACTACTGTCTTCTCCCATAATTGCAATTAAAACGACTTAAACGTTAGACATGTGATTAAACAATAATGTTATGTAATAATAAAGTTATTGTGTTAGACGATCGCGGTGATTTACGGAACGTTACAGACGGCAAAGCGCCTCACAGACAATGAATAAGATACTACCACAGCAATCGCCGGTTTAACTGAGTATGCAAATATCGTAGACATTTTATAAAATGCTCTACTGTTTGTTGGATACCGCTAGAGGTGCTGCCATCGTTACTACGAGTTTTTATTTGGCACGAATTTTTTTTAGCAGTAATGGTAGTTCCCAAATGACGTGTATTTCTCTGGTACACAAATATTCGAACTACGTGTAATAACTCCTCTATGATGTGTGTTTTATTGCACAAGAATCTGCGCTTCATTTACATAATGGCAGGACGACTTAGATGGCGTACAACTTACACACTTCCACTAGCAGTCCGCACATTCGCTTTTCAGCAGCTATTTTTGATAATTTCGTACCCACATAGATAATCTAAAGCGCTTCCACTTTTGTGGTCCAGTCAGCTCTCGTGATTTGTGAACGATTATAATAAACCTAGAATATTAGCTATGTTTTACACGGCATGGTTGGGTTTGAATGCCGCATTTAATGCCATATATCGGTATCATATAGCGGCGCGTTCGCTTTGGTGAATCCTTGTACTATCTGGTGATATACCCGGCGCTACCCTCTGAACCCCTCTCGATGAGGGTGCGCACATCTTTAAATCCGTTTGACCTTTCGGCACACATAGAACTGCGATTTATTAATAGGCAGTCTCTATTACTGCTGGCAAAACCCGCACTTTAAGACATTGGCGTTTGTGGTTCTTGCAGTGCTGGAGGTTTAGGATTATCAGTTCGCCCCTATGAAAATCGTTACTGCATAATTATAGCCCAAACCAATTATTGTTTGCGTGTTATACGAGTTACAACTTTTGTAACGCTGTGTAATGTGTTACACATCGACTGCTTGAACAATACAGGATGGTGGACAGCGTTGATGTTAATTTCCGGCTTTTGAGCGGCAAACAGGTTACGCTGTCGCTGCCGAGCGGCACGCCTATCTCTGATGTGAAGGCGTTAATTGCAGCGCAATGCGATATTGCCCCGGAGAACCAGAGGCTGATATACAGAGGACAGCAGCTCTTGGATAGCAGCACGGTCGGATCGTGCAACCTTGAATCCGGAGCTACGGTCCACGTCGTCGGCAATGTGGCTGCTCCATCAAGTAGCCAACAACAACAGAGCCCGCAAGGCAACAGCAGGCCATCTAAGTTCAGCGAGGCCATGGCCTCGTCGATGAGCTCGCTCATGCGGGAGTTCATGGCGCCGCAAGGTGGCGACGGTGCGGCGCGCAATCCTTTCTCTGCTTTGAGCGCAGTTTTGGGCAATGCCGCATCACGCCAGGGTAATGACCAGGGAGGAGACACTTCGCGTGGTTCTGCGGCGGCCGACCAACTGTTGCAACACGGCATGAAACTTGCTCAGAAGCTTACTGAATCTAACAGCGAGTTCGGCGACATCGCTTCCAAGCTCCTAAGTGGCATGATGGGTGGTATGATGAAACCCGATGGACACCGACCAGGTGAGTCGTCTGGCGCGGGTGCAAACAGTACCAGTTCATCTAGCCGTGCGGCGGACGCAGCAGTGCACCAAACTGCCGCAAAGACCAGTGAGAGTGAGGAGGATGCGAGTGCGACACAATATTCAGCCGTTGCTGCCGTTTCGAGCGCAAAGGGAGCTATCGATGCAGTGTATGATTTGATGCAACGTGCGCCAGATTCCTCTAGTGATGGCAGCGCGAATATGCATGCCCCGTCGGAAAGGAAATCTCTGATGAATTTGGAAACCGACCTTGCTTTGTCAAGGACACCTAATGGCCTGTTCTTGGAGGATACCCACGGCCTGAACTCTAACCTGCCATGGACGTTTTTGCAGCTCCTCGAAAAAGAGGTAGCCCAGGTTAAAGGCACTGGCGCCCCTAA
It includes:
- a CDS encoding ubiquitin family domain containing protein, putative, giving the protein MVDSVDVNFRLLSGKQVTLSLPSGTPISDVKALIAAQCDIAPENQRLIYRGQQLLDSSTVGSCNLESGATVHVVGNVAAPSSSQQQQSPQGNSRPSKFSEAMASSMSSLMREFMAPQGGDGAARNPFSALSAVLGNAASRQGNDQGGDTSRGSAAADQLLQHGMKLAQKLTESNSEFGDIASKLLSGMMGGMMKPDGHRPGESSGAGANSTSSSSRAADAAVHQTAAKTSESEEDASATQYSAVAAVSSAKGAIDAVYDLMQRAPDSSSDGSANMHAPSERKSLMNLETDLALSRTPNGLFLEDTHGLNSNLPWTFLQLLEKEVAQVKGTGAPKREIGNAADFMARYREVVARAAEITSDLADWSTCSRTMDANRFSRISSICSLQAALQSEMSLIATTLRNKVLKMDKSSSGASQASASVQHSQPVSAAADSTTSTTAHPGVRKTDTENQAPAASAVTATQHHTHHHSSGGSATSCCAHNSGESHRHHGQSPNFGDMFSSLGRIAESALKQMQRPQRTTVVDTSSNEEDMLVDTTWLRRQFNQYRNSTGFQSRMEDLVRKTKKFGAAYCTGTGRKRPGNSNTI